In the Kribbella sp. NBC_00482 genome, one interval contains:
- a CDS encoding YciI family protein, translating to MAQFVVQLRFDLARTDERMEVRPAHREYLTALKADGKLVAAGPFADQTGALLVYDVADEAELRDILAKDPYTPADVYEIATLAEWQPLFPFS from the coding sequence ATGGCCCAATTTGTCGTGCAGTTGCGCTTCGACCTCGCCCGGACCGACGAGCGGATGGAGGTCCGCCCGGCGCACCGCGAGTACCTGACCGCGCTGAAGGCCGACGGCAAGCTCGTCGCCGCCGGACCGTTCGCCGACCAGACCGGCGCGCTGCTCGTGTACGACGTCGCCGACGAGGCCGAGCTCCGCGACATCCTCGCCAAGGACCCGTACACGCCGGCCGACGTCTACGAGATCGCGACCCTCGCCGAGTGGCAGCCCCTCTTCCCGTTCAGCTAA